From Triticum urartu cultivar G1812 chromosome 2, Tu2.1, whole genome shotgun sequence, a single genomic window includes:
- the LOC125537019 gene encoding cysteine-rich receptor-like protein kinase 6 — translation MATGHRALANLTAVLLVPFFFAWLAAAQPQVCGDSGNYSANSTYQSNLGQLSVTLPKNASASPTLFAVGSVGSVPDIVYALALCRGDTNASACAACVTTAFQDAQQLCAFSKDASVFYDLCLLHFSNHNFLSDADGQGNQFIFQTDARNVSAPAAVFDNAVGVLLNATADYAASNSSKRFATGEEMFDTGGAPAIYALVQCTPDLAPAACRSCLGDIIQKMPKYLSGGQSGRAFRIRCNYRYELYPFFSGSPLLRLPVPAFAGTPPSPVDISPPSNKRGQRKRSAAKISASVACTIVLVLILSASAFICFKKRKPLKKQPAMAFHNAARGKCMIFDLSTLQEATENFSEENKLGEGGFGTVYKGTLPDEQEVAVKRLSQASREGLNQLHNEVQVLAQLQHIKLVRLLGYCSHQNEVMLVYEFVKNGCLHNFLFDERKGRELSWNRRYNIIIGIAKGILYLHEDSSIRIIHRDLKSNNILLDENMNPKIADFGLARLLGGGHTQTKTANVAGTYGYMAPEYAIFGNVSPKIDIFSFGVLILEIVTRRKNNSSDDFNNTVNLLSDVYNCWTKDMTLQIVDKSLNVYSKSEVLRCIHIGLLCIQEDPDDRPNISSVVLMLTRDRVKLQPPRQPAFFFARDSSSVFEHTRHGNYIYDKSDVIVEDNFSVNEVTNTDPYPR, via the exons ATGGCAACGGGCCACCGCGCCCTCGCCAATCTCACTGCCGTGCTCCTCGTGCCCTTCTTCTTCGCGTGGCTGGCTGCCGCGCAACCACAGGTGTGCGGTGACAGCGGGAACTACTCGGCGAACAGCACTTACCAGTCCAACCTCGGGCAGCTCTCCGTCACCCTCCCCAAGAACGCGTCCGCGTCCCCGACGCTCTTCGCCGTCGGCAGCGTGGGCTCCGTGCCGGACATCGTCTACGCCCTCGCGCTCTGCCGCGGCGACACCAACGCCTCCGCCTGCGCGGCCTGCGTCACCACCGCCTTCCAGGACGCGCAGCAGCTCTGCGCCTTCAGCAAGGACGCGTCCGTCTTCTACGACCTCTGCCTCCTCCACTTCTCCAACCACAACTTCCTGTCCGACGCCGACGGGCAAGGCAACCAGTTCATCTTCCAGACGGACGCGCGGAACGTGTCCGCGCCGGCGGCGGTGTTCGACAACGCCGTCGGCGTGCTCCTCAACGCCACCGCCGACTACGCGGCGTCGAACTCGTCCAAGCGGTTTGCCACGGGCGAGGAGATGTTCGACACAGGCGGAGCCCCCGCGATCTACGCGCTGGTGCAGTGCACGCCGGACCTGGCGCCGGCCGCCTGCCGGAGTTGCCTCGGGGATATAATTCAGAAGATGCCCAAGTATCTCAGCGGGGGCCAGAGCGGAAGGGCTTTTCGGATCCGATGCAACTACCGGTACGAGCTGTATCCTTTCTTCTCAGGCAGCCCTCTTCTGCGGCTTCCGGTGCCGGCATTTGCTGGAACCCCGCCGTCACCGGTGGACATTTCACCGCCGTCGAATAAAAGAG GGCAGAGGAAAAGATCAGCAGCAAAGATCTCTGCATCGGTGGCCTGTACCATTGTCTTGGTATTAATACTTTCTGCTTCTGCTTTTATTTGCTTCAAGAAAAGAAAACCTTTGAAGAAGCAGCCAG CAATGGCATTTCATAATGCTGCGAGAGGAAAATGTATGATCTTTGATTTATCTACACTGCAAGAGGCAACAGAGAACTTCTCCGAGGAGAACAAGCTCGGAGAGGGCGGTTTTGGTACTGTGTACAAG GGAACACTTCCAGATGAGCAAGAAGTGGCAGTGAAAAGGCTTTCACAGGCTAGTAGAGAGGGGCTGAATCAGCTGCACAATGAAGTGCAAGTTTTGGCTCAGCTCCAGCACATAAAACTTGTCAGGTTACTGGGGTATTGCTCACATCAGAATGAAGTGATGCTTGTCTACGAGTTCGTAAAAAACGGGTGCCTCCACAACTTCCTGTTTG ATGAAAGGAAGGGAAGGGAATTAAGTTGGAACCGGCGGTATAATATCATTATTGGAATTGCTAAGGGAATATTGTATCTTCATGAAGACTCGAGCATAAGAATCATTCACCGGGATTTGAAATCTAATAACATTTTGCTGGATGAGAACATGAATCCAAAAATTGCAGACTTCGGGTTGGCAAGGCTGTTAGGAGGAGGCCATACTCAGACCAAGACAGCTAATGTTGCTGGAACATA CGGTTATATGGCACCAGAGTATGCAATATTTGGAAATGTGTCTCCCAAGATTGATATTTTCAGCTTCGGTGTTTTAATCCTCGAGATTGTAACTAGGAGAAAGAATAACAGTTCGGATGATTTCAATAACACAGTGAATCTCCTAAGCGAT GTATATAACTGCTGGACTAAGGATATGACATTGCAAATAGTTGACAAATCGCTCAATGTATACTCCAAAAGTGAAGTATTGCGCTGCATCCACATCGGTCTTCTTTGCATCCAAGAGGATCCAGATGACAGACCGAACATATCCTCAGTTGTTCTCATGCTAACCCGAGACAGAGTAAAACTACAGCCACCACGACAACCAGCATTTTTCTTTGCGAGAGACTCCAGTTCAGTTTTCGAACATACCAGACATGGCAATTATATATACGACAAATCTGATGTCATCGTGGAGGATAATTTCTCAGTGAATGAGGTCACTAATACTGATCCCTATCCTAGATAA